Proteins encoded in a region of the Pseudomonas sp. GOM7 genome:
- a CDS encoding putative phage abortive infection protein, with the protein MNFSNPWLVFGAITLVFLGFLASLLGFIWPIEEFSVSKSGVFGDSFGILTSLFNGLALGGLILTIAQQKNEFKQQHFENILFEMIRLHVDLTASIDLKKKNEDGTELLTEGRDCFKFFYEKLTGTLYYQETCYKDKEEAKRFEDAYDHFWSKWHKELGHYFRSLYTIFKYISDSDIKDKKQYANIVRAQLSDYELLVLFYNCLARYGVEKFKPLVTEYELFDNLPVDKLYKQEDKSKYEPKAFGSNKSLN; encoded by the coding sequence ATGAACTTCTCAAATCCATGGCTAGTTTTTGGCGCAATTACACTCGTATTTCTCGGATTTCTTGCCTCTCTTTTAGGATTTATCTGGCCCATAGAGGAGTTCTCCGTTTCAAAGTCTGGCGTATTTGGGGATAGCTTCGGCATTCTAACATCTCTATTCAACGGCCTTGCACTAGGCGGGCTAATCCTGACCATTGCACAGCAGAAAAATGAATTCAAACAGCAGCACTTTGAAAATATATTGTTTGAAATGATTAGATTACATGTCGACTTAACAGCCTCAATTGACCTAAAGAAAAAGAACGAGGATGGAACCGAACTCTTAACCGAGGGACGCGATTGCTTTAAATTCTTCTACGAAAAACTCACTGGCACACTTTATTATCAAGAAACGTGTTATAAAGACAAAGAAGAAGCCAAGAGATTTGAAGATGCATATGATCATTTCTGGAGTAAATGGCACAAAGAACTCGGCCATTACTTCAGGTCCTTATATACAATTTTTAAATACATCAGCGACTCTGATATTAAAGATAAAAAGCAGTATGCAAACATCGTAAGGGCACAGCTTTCCGACTACGAGCTTCTAGTTCTCTTCTATAACTGCCTTGCAAGGTACGGGGTAGAAAAATTCAAACCTTTGGTCACAGAATATGAGCTCTTCGACAATCTTCCAGTTGACAAGCTATATAAGCAAGAAGACAAATCAAAATATGAGCCCAAGGCGTTCGGCTCTAACAAGTCGCTCAACTGA
- the kdpF gene encoding K(+)-transporting ATPase subunit F, producing the protein MNAIDGVSLILVVGLFAYLLVALLTAGRG; encoded by the coding sequence ATGAACGCAATCGATGGTGTGTCGCTGATCCTGGTGGTCGGCCTCTTCGCCTATCTGCTGGTGGCGCTGCTCACCGCAGGGCGTGGTTGA
- the kdpA gene encoding potassium-transporting ATPase subunit KdpA yields the protein MHDYDWLLLAAFSLLVLAPAPFLGRYFYRVMEGQRTWLSPVLQPLERLCYRGAGVDPEREQSWRGYTLALLVFSLVCLLGLMSILLLQGALPLNPQQLAGLSLPLAFNTAVSFVTNTNWQAYSGEAQLSYFSQMLGLGVQNFVSPAVGLAVLVVLCRGLARQSSDRLGNFWVDITRAVLYGLLPLCLVLAVLLVWQGVPQNFSDYLSATTLQGGEQSLPMGPAASQIAIKQLGTNGGGFFGVNSAHPFENPTALSNLLELASILLIPAALVFTFGHYVRDLRQSRAILASMLLLFVIGLGVCAWAELQPNPALAGLPIEQVGSLEGKEARFGSFASVLWATTTTAASNGSVNAMHDSFSALGGLVPLVNMLLGEIVFGGVGAGLYGMLLFVLIAVFLAGLMIGRTPAYLGKKLEAREVRLMVATLLVMPLGVLVFGALAVSFAGPAASIGNPGPHGFSQALYAYGSATGNNGSAFAGFTADTPYHDLMLGLAMLLGRFGYILPVLAIAGSLAAKRAAPQGQNSFPTHGPLFVVLLTLTILLVGGLTFMPALALGPLAEHLAF from the coding sequence ATGCACGACTACGACTGGCTGCTGCTGGCGGCCTTTTCCCTGCTGGTGCTGGCACCGGCACCCTTTCTCGGGCGCTACTTCTATCGCGTGATGGAGGGCCAGCGCACCTGGCTCAGCCCTGTGCTGCAGCCGCTGGAGCGCCTGTGCTACCGCGGGGCTGGCGTCGACCCTGAGCGAGAGCAAAGCTGGCGCGGCTACACCCTGGCGCTGCTGGTCTTCAGCCTGGTGTGCCTGCTGGGGCTGATGAGCATTCTGCTGCTGCAGGGCGCCTTGCCGCTCAACCCGCAGCAGCTCGCCGGACTGAGCCTGCCGCTGGCGTTCAACACGGCGGTGAGCTTCGTCACCAACACCAACTGGCAGGCCTACAGCGGCGAGGCGCAGCTCAGTTATTTCAGCCAGATGCTCGGCCTTGGCGTGCAGAATTTCGTCAGCCCGGCAGTGGGTTTGGCGGTGCTGGTGGTGCTGTGCCGGGGTTTGGCGCGGCAGTCCAGCGACCGCCTGGGCAACTTCTGGGTCGATATCACCCGCGCTGTGCTCTACGGCCTGTTGCCGCTGTGCTTAGTGCTGGCCGTGCTGCTGGTGTGGCAGGGCGTGCCGCAGAATTTCAGCGACTACCTCTCGGCCACTACCCTGCAGGGCGGCGAGCAGAGCCTGCCGATGGGGCCGGCGGCCAGCCAGATCGCCATCAAGCAGCTAGGCACCAACGGCGGCGGCTTTTTCGGCGTCAACTCGGCGCATCCGTTCGAGAACCCCACGGCGCTGAGCAACCTGCTGGAGCTGGCGTCGATCCTGCTGATCCCGGCGGCGCTGGTGTTCACCTTCGGCCATTACGTGCGTGACCTGCGCCAGAGCCGGGCGATCCTGGCCAGCATGCTGCTGCTGTTCGTCATCGGCCTGGGCGTGTGCGCCTGGGCGGAGCTGCAGCCGAACCCGGCGCTGGCCGGGCTGCCCATCGAGCAGGTGGGCTCGCTGGAGGGCAAGGAAGCGCGCTTCGGCAGCTTCGCTTCGGTGCTCTGGGCGACCACCACCACGGCGGCGTCCAACGGTTCGGTGAACGCCATGCACGACAGCTTCAGCGCCCTTGGTGGGCTGGTGCCGCTGGTCAACATGCTGCTCGGCGAGATCGTCTTCGGCGGCGTTGGCGCCGGCCTCTACGGCATGCTGCTGTTCGTGCTGATCGCGGTGTTCCTCGCCGGCCTGATGATCGGTCGCACCCCGGCCTACCTGGGCAAGAAGCTGGAAGCCCGCGAAGTGCGCCTGATGGTCGCCACACTGCTGGTGATGCCGCTCGGCGTGCTGGTGTTCGGCGCCCTGGCGGTGAGTTTCGCCGGCCCGGCGGCCTCCATCGGCAATCCCGGCCCGCACGGTTTCAGCCAGGCGCTGTACGCCTACGGCTCGGCCACCGGCAACAACGGCTCGGCCTTCGCCGGCTTCACCGCCGACACGCCCTACCACGACCTGATGCTCGGCCTGGCCATGCTGCTCGGGCGCTTCGGCTACATCCTGCCGGTGCTGGCGATTGCCGGCAGCCTGGCGGCCAAGCGCGCTGCGCCGCAGGGGCAGAACAGCTTCCCCACCCATGGGCCGCTGTTCGTCGTGCTGCTGACCCTGACCATCCTCCTGGTGGGTGGCCTGACCTTCATGCCGGCGCTGGCCCTGGGCCCGCTGGCCGAACACCTGGCGTTCTGA